In Sulfurisphaera javensis, a single genomic region encodes these proteins:
- a CDS encoding haloacid dehalogenase, whose protein sequence is MLTDELKSYIDKISPKLQERFDKREKVLLIAREVIRYSGETISLSHRLNKEEALKKYNLALQRLDELRKIIDEYPELLYGDVGTAFQEISEATIVLSMYFNEKLKTAEDLGIPEIYYILGIADAIGEMRRRVLELLRKDQKREAEETYKMMEELYELLWTLEYPKAVVPGLRQKIDNLRRLLEETNHDLFLAHLE, encoded by the coding sequence ATGCTCACAGATGAATTAAAAAGTTATATCGATAAAATATCTCCCAAGCTACAAGAAAGATTTGATAAAAGGGAAAAAGTATTGCTTATAGCTAGAGAAGTTATAAGATACTCTGGTGAAACAATATCTCTTTCACATAGATTAAACAAGGAAGAGGCATTAAAGAAATACAATTTAGCTTTACAAAGGCTTGATGAGTTGAGAAAAATAATTGATGAATACCCAGAGTTGCTTTACGGTGACGTTGGAACAGCATTTCAAGAGATTTCTGAAGCTACAATAGTTCTTTCAATGTATTTTAATGAGAAACTTAAGACGGCTGAAGATTTAGGAATACCAGAAATTTATTACATTTTAGGCATAGCTGATGCAATAGGTGAAATGAGAAGAAGAGTGTTAGAATTATTAAGAAAAGACCAAAAAAGAGAAGCTGAAGAGACTTATAAGATGATGGAGGAACTATATGAACTTCTATGGACGTTAGAATATCCAAAAGCCGTGGTACCTGGTTTGAGACAAAAAATAGACAATCTTAGAAGATTATTAGAGGAAACAAATCACGATCTATTCTTAGCTCATTTAGAATAA
- a CDS encoding 3-hydroxyacyl-CoA dehydrogenase family protein, protein MREIKTVSVIGAGVIGAGWSTLLALKGYENWFYTEKKETLDKGLAKIKGYLQVLYDYKLVDKEPDYYLQKVHPTTNLNEAINNTDFVLEAIIEEYGPKKALFRQLDEKLDKDVVLASSTSGLLMTEIQKAMTRYPERGVIAHPWNPPHLLPLVEIVPGEKTSQETINATKDFMENKLERVVVVLKKEIPGFIGNRLAFALFREAVYLVDEGVATVEDIDKVMTAAIGLRWAFMGPFLTYHLGGGEGGLEYFFSRGFGYGANEWMYTLAKYDKFPYTGVVKSVQQMKEYEFLKNKSFQELSRWRDEKLISLIKLLRGKI, encoded by the coding sequence ATGAGAGAGATAAAGACGGTTTCCGTAATAGGAGCTGGAGTTATAGGTGCTGGATGGAGTACACTATTAGCTTTAAAAGGGTACGAAAACTGGTTTTATACTGAAAAAAAAGAAACGTTAGATAAAGGATTAGCTAAAATTAAAGGCTATTTACAAGTTTTATATGATTATAAATTAGTAGATAAAGAGCCAGATTATTATTTACAAAAAGTTCATCCTACGACTAACCTCAATGAGGCTATAAACAATACGGACTTTGTACTTGAGGCCATAATTGAAGAATACGGCCCCAAAAAAGCATTATTTAGGCAGTTAGATGAAAAATTAGATAAAGACGTGGTACTAGCAAGTAGCACATCTGGATTATTAATGACTGAAATTCAAAAAGCTATGACTAGATATCCAGAAAGAGGTGTTATTGCTCACCCATGGAATCCTCCACATTTATTACCTTTAGTTGAGATAGTACCGGGAGAAAAAACTTCGCAAGAAACAATAAATGCTACAAAGGACTTTATGGAGAACAAACTTGAAAGAGTAGTTGTAGTACTAAAGAAAGAAATTCCAGGATTTATAGGAAATAGATTAGCCTTTGCATTATTTAGAGAAGCTGTTTATCTAGTTGATGAAGGAGTTGCAACAGTAGAAGATATAGATAAAGTAATGACTGCTGCAATTGGATTAAGATGGGCTTTCATGGGGCCATTCTTAACTTACCACTTAGGAGGAGGAGAAGGAGGACTTGAATATTTCTTTAGCAGAGGGTTTGGTTATGGTGCGAACGAATGGATGTATACTTTAGCAAAATATGATAAATTCCCATATACTGGAGTAGTAAAATCTGTACAACAAATGAAAGAGTATGAATTCTTAAAGAACAAGAGCTTCCAAGAATTATCTAGATGGAGAGACGAAAAATTGATTTCACTTATTAAGCTATTAAGAGGAAAGATTTGA
- a CDS encoding cupin domain-containing protein: protein MSKTLQRIDKQSEIIREKAKEIISEIENETEDLKIVAFMEHTNPPPQISPKVIKFNKILELLKLLAQDNPIEKGVAKVMLYSPSTGRSRGLTPTMMPGFQYLSPKATTKPHSHNMASIYLVVKGKGYSVVGGKKLEWEEGDVFVVPANIVHYHVNTSETEEAILFDVTDSGLLENLGILEFKEEE, encoded by the coding sequence ATGTCTAAAACTCTCCAACGAATCGATAAACAATCTGAAATTATAAGGGAAAAAGCTAAAGAAATAATTTCTGAAATAGAAAATGAAACTGAAGATCTTAAAATAGTAGCCTTTATGGAACATACTAATCCACCGCCTCAAATAAGTCCTAAAGTTATAAAGTTTAATAAAATTTTGGAATTACTCAAACTTTTAGCTCAAGATAATCCAATAGAAAAGGGAGTAGCTAAAGTAATGCTCTACTCCCCAAGCACTGGTAGATCTAGAGGTCTTACACCAACCATGATGCCTGGCTTCCAATATTTATCACCTAAAGCCACAACAAAACCTCATTCTCATAATATGGCATCTATTTACTTAGTAGTAAAAGGAAAAGGTTACTCTGTAGTTGGGGGAAAAAAGCTAGAATGGGAAGAAGGTGATGTATTCGTGGTACCGGCTAACATAGTACACTATCATGTAAACACTTCTGAAACAGAAGAAGCAATACTATTTGACGTTACAGACTCTGGTTTATTAGAGAATTTAGGAATACTAGAATTTAAAGAAGAAGAATAA
- a CDS encoding adenosine-specific kinase: MSVKIDVVRVEIPEGTNVIIGQSHFIKTVEDLYETLASSSPHLKFGIAFCEASGKRLIRWDGNDEELIKIAQQTALRIGAGHTFVIYIKNGFPINVLNRIKNVEEVVRIFAATANPLQVLVAETDQGRGVIGVVDGYTPLGIETESDIKERKELLRKFGYKR, from the coding sequence ATGAGTGTAAAGATTGATGTAGTAAGGGTTGAGATACCAGAAGGTACTAATGTAATAATAGGTCAATCCCATTTCATAAAAACAGTTGAAGATTTATATGAAACTCTCGCTTCATCAAGCCCTCATTTAAAGTTTGGAATTGCTTTTTGTGAAGCTAGTGGAAAAAGGTTAATAAGATGGGACGGAAATGATGAGGAATTAATAAAAATAGCACAACAAACAGCCTTAAGAATAGGTGCTGGACATACTTTTGTAATTTATATAAAGAACGGATTTCCAATTAACGTTTTAAACAGAATAAAGAATGTGGAAGAAGTAGTAAGAATATTTGCAGCAACTGCAAATCCTCTTCAAGTTCTTGTAGCTGAGACTGATCAAGGTAGAGGAGTAATCGGAGTAGTTGATGGTTATACTCCTTTAGGGATTGAGACAGAAAGTGATATAAAAGAGAGGAAGGAGCTCCTCAGGAAGTTCGGATATAAAAGATAA
- a CDS encoding DUF309 domain-containing protein, translated as MKRVIYFYPKGCCDVSIKEKLRKEEINVIDVRICKYVEIDAYENDRITEILGNPLFIGGKDSFENLFFNARFWESHETLEEKWKIEKDEKKRKYLQALILLSASMVKYCKGEKEVSDLLLEKALSFISELPEELLPLFYITFCLNP; from the coding sequence GTGAAACGAGTAATTTATTTTTACCCTAAAGGTTGTTGTGATGTGTCTATTAAGGAAAAACTTAGGAAGGAAGAAATAAACGTAATTGATGTTAGAATCTGTAAATATGTTGAAATTGATGCTTACGAAAATGATAGAATCACAGAGATTTTAGGAAACCCATTATTTATAGGAGGAAAAGATTCATTTGAGAATTTGTTTTTTAACGCAAGATTTTGGGAGTCTCATGAAACGTTAGAGGAAAAATGGAAAATAGAAAAAGATGAGAAAAAGAGAAAATACCTTCAAGCTCTCATTTTACTTTCAGCTTCAATGGTAAAGTACTGTAAAGGAGAAAAAGAAGTTTCAGATTTATTGCTTGAGAAAGCTTTATCTTTTATATCCGAACTTCCTGAGGAGCTCCTTCCTCTCTTTTATATCACTTTCTGTCTCAATCCCTAA
- the amrS gene encoding AmmeMemoRadiSam system radical SAM enzyme — protein MGKEAVLYKIEGNKIRCVACARRCLIGEGQIGFCGVRSVRNGKLYLDVYGKVAAAHVDPIEKKPLVHFYPGSKVFSFSTFGCNWMCMYCQNFDISQRRRAEGTNVTPEELVEMALAYDAEGMTYTYNEPAIIAEFAHDTGVIARKKGLFNTMVTNGYWTPELVDYVKDFLDAATVDFKGNGEPKFMKRYTGASGPEPIIETIKGLKEKGIHVEITDLIVPQIGDNLEAAKSLLSKIMDILGPDVPVHFLRFHPDYKLDYLPWTPVETLEAHYKLAKEMGFRYVYIGNVPGHPYENTYCPNCGRMVIRREGFRILEWHLTEDMRCKYCGYKLPIVGKLSKHAFEDRFEEVYL, from the coding sequence ATGGGAAAGGAGGCTGTCCTATATAAGATAGAAGGAAACAAAATTAGATGCGTAGCCTGTGCGAGGAGATGTTTAATTGGAGAAGGGCAAATTGGATTTTGTGGTGTTAGATCTGTTCGTAACGGAAAATTATACTTAGATGTTTATGGAAAAGTTGCCGCTGCACATGTCGATCCTATTGAGAAAAAACCATTAGTTCACTTTTATCCTGGGTCAAAAGTGTTTTCCTTCTCTACTTTTGGCTGTAATTGGATGTGTATGTATTGTCAAAACTTTGATATTAGTCAAAGAAGAAGAGCCGAGGGTACTAATGTAACACCAGAAGAGTTAGTTGAAATGGCTTTAGCTTATGATGCAGAGGGTATGACATATACTTATAATGAACCGGCAATAATTGCTGAATTTGCACACGATACTGGAGTCATAGCAAGAAAGAAGGGATTATTTAACACAATGGTTACTAATGGTTATTGGACCCCAGAATTAGTAGATTACGTAAAAGACTTCCTTGATGCAGCAACAGTTGATTTTAAGGGAAACGGAGAACCTAAATTTATGAAAAGATATACTGGAGCTTCTGGACCAGAACCAATAATAGAAACTATAAAGGGACTTAAAGAAAAGGGAATACATGTTGAAATCACAGATCTTATTGTACCTCAAATTGGTGACAACTTAGAGGCAGCAAAATCACTTTTAAGCAAAATCATGGATATTTTAGGTCCAGATGTACCAGTTCATTTCCTTAGGTTTCACCCTGATTATAAGCTTGATTATCTTCCATGGACACCTGTTGAAACCCTTGAAGCACATTATAAATTGGCTAAAGAAATGGGTTTCAGATATGTTTATATTGGTAATGTCCCAGGACATCCTTATGAAAACACTTATTGCCCTAATTGTGGAAGAATGGTAATTAGGAGAGAAGGTTTTAGAATTTTAGAGTGGCATTTAACTGAAGATATGAGATGTAAATATTGTGGATATAAGTTACCGATTGTAGGAAAACTATCAAAGCATGCATTTGAAGATAGGTTTGAAGAAGTATATTTATAA
- a CDS encoding enoyl-CoA hydratase/isomerase family protein, whose amino-acid sequence METIVVKKEAPLGWIYLNRPDRLNAINQQMIKELRQGIDEFLADQEVKVIIITGNGKAFSAGADISQFKELNGYTAWQFAKSGRELMDYIENVNKPTIAMINGYALGGGLELAMACDIRIAAEEAQLGLPEINLGIYPGFGGTQRLVRLVGKGKALEMMLTGDRIPAKEAERIGLVNKVVPLANLEQETRNFAMKLAEKPPVSVALIKLLVNQGIDLPILAGLNMESLGWGVVFSTEDEKEGVNAFLEKRKAQFKGK is encoded by the coding sequence ATGGAAACAATTGTTGTTAAAAAAGAAGCCCCCCTAGGGTGGATTTATTTAAATAGACCAGATAGATTAAACGCAATAAATCAGCAAATGATTAAGGAACTTAGGCAAGGTATTGATGAATTTTTAGCTGATCAAGAAGTAAAAGTAATAATTATAACTGGAAACGGCAAGGCATTTTCAGCTGGTGCTGACATATCTCAGTTTAAAGAATTAAATGGCTATACAGCATGGCAGTTTGCTAAAAGTGGAAGAGAACTTATGGACTATATTGAAAACGTAAATAAGCCTACAATAGCTATGATAAACGGTTATGCTTTAGGTGGAGGTTTAGAGTTAGCTATGGCATGCGATATAAGGATTGCTGCTGAAGAAGCTCAATTAGGTTTACCAGAAATAAATCTTGGTATTTATCCGGGATTTGGTGGAACACAAAGGTTAGTAAGGCTTGTAGGGAAAGGAAAAGCTTTAGAAATGATGCTTACTGGGGATAGGATTCCAGCAAAAGAGGCTGAAAGAATAGGGTTAGTTAATAAGGTTGTGCCTTTAGCTAACTTAGAACAAGAAACCAGAAACTTTGCAATGAAACTTGCTGAAAAGCCACCAGTTTCCGTAGCTTTAATTAAGCTTTTAGTAAATCAAGGAATAGATTTACCAATATTGGCTGGATTAAATATGGAAAGCCTAGGATGGGGAGTTGTGTTCAGTACGGAAGATGAAAAAGAGGGAGTTAATGCCTTCTTAGAAAAGAGAAAAGCCCAATTTAAAGGTAAATGA
- the cyoE gene encoding heme o synthase — protein MSINISRKLVDYIKLSKPRVISLLDLAAIAGFVLGLPKVVNITSIIISFLAVLIGGSLAAGGGMIINGGLEIERDSKMKRTSWRPTVKGEVGKREAYMVGAIFIVAGTLLGFLANPLTALFIALGSFIYVVIYSIWLKPRTWWNIVIGGFAGSASAWAGFAASSDTFTLLSFLLGFLIFMWTPGHFWSLALRFRDDYKNAEIPMLPVLKDEKTSAKAIAVSNALMIPFALLIGLYVGLIYTIVALLASVMLLYTSFKLYRNPTAEEAWESFKLSSPYLAIILITLIVIKLI, from the coding sequence ATGTCAATAAATATTTCAAGGAAACTAGTTGATTACATTAAGCTTTCAAAACCCAGAGTTATTAGTTTGTTGGATTTAGCTGCTATTGCTGGGTTTGTATTAGGATTACCTAAGGTAGTTAATATTACAAGCATTATAATTAGCTTTCTAGCTGTACTAATTGGTGGGAGTTTAGCTGCTGGAGGAGGAATGATAATTAACGGAGGACTGGAGATTGAAAGAGATAGTAAAATGAAGAGAACCTCATGGAGGCCTACTGTTAAGGGTGAAGTTGGAAAAAGAGAAGCTTATATGGTGGGTGCAATATTTATCGTTGCTGGGACCTTATTAGGATTTTTAGCTAATCCATTAACTGCATTATTTATAGCATTAGGTTCATTTATCTATGTGGTCATCTATTCTATATGGCTAAAACCTAGAACTTGGTGGAATATAGTAATAGGTGGTTTTGCTGGTAGCGCGTCAGCGTGGGCTGGTTTTGCAGCAAGTAGTGACACTTTTACACTCTTATCTTTCCTATTAGGTTTCTTAATATTCATGTGGACTCCGGGTCACTTCTGGTCCTTAGCGTTAAGATTTAGAGATGATTATAAAAACGCTGAAATACCAATGTTACCAGTTCTAAAAGATGAAAAAACTTCAGCTAAAGCTATTGCAGTATCTAATGCTTTAATGATACCATTTGCACTATTAATTGGATTATATGTTGGTTTAATCTACACTATTGTTGCTCTATTAGCATCTGTAATGCTATTATATACCTCGTTTAAACTATATAGAAATCCAACTGCAGAGGAAGCTTGGGAATCGTTTAAGTTATCTTCTCCTTATTTAGCTATAATATTAATTACATTAATTGTAATAAAACTAATCTAA
- a CDS encoding homoserine dehydrogenase — MKLLLFGFGNVGKSFRKLLHEKKNKVTELNDVEIAGIVTRKGIMLKDKEEFTADMQGDVFKAYEIVKPDVIIDVSSANYKDGEPSLSLYKDAIKDRVSIITTNKAPLALAYNEIFSLAKSKGVKIGFQGTVMSGTPSINLYRVLPASEVKRIRGILNGTTNFILTLMSKGSSFEEALKEAQRRGYAEEDPTLDINGFDAAAKVTILANYMLNKNVTIHNVKFEGINKDLPKQGKVKLIAYGDENDVWVKPKILDPEDPLYSVDGVENALEITTDIQTILIRGPGAGPLNAAYAALSDLILLKRNCL; from the coding sequence ATGAAACTATTACTCTTTGGATTTGGAAATGTGGGAAAATCATTTAGGAAATTACTCCACGAAAAGAAAAACAAAGTCACTGAGCTAAACGACGTAGAAATTGCTGGGATAGTAACAAGGAAAGGAATAATGCTAAAAGATAAGGAGGAATTTACAGCCGACATGCAGGGAGACGTGTTTAAAGCTTATGAAATTGTAAAGCCTGACGTTATAATAGATGTTTCTTCAGCAAATTATAAAGATGGGGAACCCTCTCTTTCTCTGTATAAGGATGCAATCAAAGACAGAGTTAGCATAATAACTACTAACAAAGCCCCATTAGCTTTGGCATATAACGAAATCTTTAGCCTAGCTAAATCAAAAGGTGTAAAAATTGGTTTTCAAGGTACAGTAATGAGTGGTACTCCATCAATAAATCTTTATAGAGTACTTCCAGCTAGTGAGGTTAAAAGAATTAGAGGAATACTTAATGGGACAACGAACTTTATATTAACCCTTATGAGCAAAGGGAGTAGTTTTGAGGAAGCATTAAAAGAAGCTCAAAGAAGAGGTTATGCAGAAGAAGACCCAACTTTAGATATTAATGGCTTTGATGCAGCAGCGAAAGTTACAATTTTAGCAAATTACATGTTAAACAAGAACGTTACCATTCATAATGTAAAGTTTGAGGGAATCAATAAGGATTTGCCTAAGCAAGGAAAAGTAAAGTTAATAGCTTATGGAGACGAAAACGACGTTTGGGTTAAGCCTAAAATACTTGATCCAGAGGATCCTTTGTACTCAGTCGACGGAGTAGAAAATGCCTTAGAGATAACTACTGATATTCAGACTATTCTGATTAGAGGACCTGGAGCTGGACCTTTAAATGCAGCATATGCAGCTTTATCTGATCTGATTCTTTTAAAGAGAAATTGCTTGTAA
- a CDS encoding B3/4 domain-containing protein, with product MIVKVYEDAKKLGIFVGFTEVHNVKVEKENNEIEKELQKIEEKYRSENPDSLKDNPVVRAYRDFYWKIGIDPTKTRPSGEALRRRVARNGKLPRINNVVDAGNIVSTETLVPIGLYDMDKIIGNPKIILSKGNEFFYGIGKKEPEKINPNIPIMVDDSGKVMHIYPHRDSTLTNIMLETKNVLIVSAGVPGVEKDLVIRAAKLTAELLVKYANGKWDGVVNIA from the coding sequence ATGATTGTTAAAGTATATGAAGATGCAAAGAAATTAGGAATATTTGTTGGTTTTACCGAAGTTCATAATGTTAAAGTAGAAAAAGAAAATAACGAAATAGAAAAAGAATTACAAAAGATAGAAGAAAAATATAGAAGTGAAAATCCAGACTCCCTTAAGGATAATCCAGTAGTAAGAGCATATAGAGACTTTTATTGGAAAATTGGCATAGATCCAACTAAAACTAGACCTAGTGGTGAGGCATTGAGAAGAAGAGTAGCAAGAAATGGAAAATTACCTAGAATAAATAACGTGGTTGATGCTGGAAATATTGTTAGTACAGAAACTTTAGTCCCGATTGGCTTATATGACATGGATAAAATAATAGGAAATCCTAAGATTATTCTAAGTAAAGGAAATGAATTTTTTTATGGTATAGGGAAAAAGGAACCAGAGAAAATTAATCCTAATATTCCTATTATGGTTGATGACAGTGGAAAAGTGATGCACATTTACCCACATAGAGACTCCACATTAACTAACATTATGTTAGAGACGAAAAATGTGCTCATAGTTTCAGCTGGTGTTCCAGGAGTAGAGAAAGATTTAGTAATAAGAGCTGCTAAATTAACTGCTGAGCTACTCGTAAAATACGCAAATGGAAAATGGGATGGTGTGGTGAATATAGCATGA
- a CDS encoding CopG family ribbon-helix-helix protein, whose protein sequence is MSEKISISIPRELYERLERYLREKQVVDRSKVFQVSLRNYLDENEDSDSFVYGIINLVYDEDATEVTKFQHEHEDKIISVLHIHVGQQCIEAIAVKGKKKDLVELTSKLSQIKGVKKVRFIVSTPET, encoded by the coding sequence ATGAGCGAAAAGATTAGCATTTCTATACCTAGAGAATTATATGAGAGACTAGAGAGGTATTTGAGAGAAAAACAAGTAGTAGATAGAAGTAAAGTGTTTCAAGTTTCACTAAGAAATTATCTCGATGAAAATGAAGATAGTGATAGCTTCGTTTATGGTATAATTAACCTGGTTTATGATGAAGATGCAACTGAAGTAACTAAGTTTCAGCATGAACATGAGGATAAAATAATTTCAGTTTTACATATTCATGTTGGTCAACAATGCATTGAGGCTATCGCTGTAAAAGGAAAAAAGAAGGATTTAGTTGAACTAACTAGCAAGCTATCACAAATCAAAGGGGTTAAAAAAGTAAGGTTTATTGTCTCCACACCAGAAACATAA